Within the Medicago truncatula cultivar Jemalong A17 chromosome 4, MtrunA17r5.0-ANR, whole genome shotgun sequence genome, the region TGTTACTTTTTAGTTCATCTCGTTGCAGAGGAACTAAAGACACCTTGTTTTTATGAAAGCTAGGATAAAATGGATAACAGTTTTGAAAGGAATAAACTTGAAATGTCTGTagatttatagggactaaaaaacttGGATTGACGGTAAGTTTGGCGGAATAATGCTGTACCATCGgtttttttaatgcaaaatcACAGGTATTGTTCTGTCAACGTGAAACATTGGCACCTCAATATACCACCAATAGCACCTCCAAAAGTATTATtcataatgaaaaagaaaacaagggTGGGGGCATAAACCAAACCCACCAAAACAAggctaacaaaaacaaaatttagatAAGCCAGATctaaacccacttgggttggccagGTTTGATCCCCCCCAGTGCCAATTTCAATGGGTTAGTCCATAAAAAGCTTTGCTCTGACAGCTTTGACTTTAAATAGGCACCCGCACGTGGACGGTGGGATTGGACCCCTCAGTTTACTCAATCATTGGGCCAGATACCAAGTTTTCAAAAATAGACAAGCCGAATCTATCTCTAAAAAGGCTTCTCTAGAGCAATTGGGAAGATCAACTAGGAAGGTTATCCCACCAAACTAAGTCATCTACAAAGAAACCAGCATTGGCAATTCTATTGGTACATACATTCCCTTCCCTAAATGTACCAAATTCGAAATCTGAAGTTTCTAATAATATGGTACcaccgtgattttggcaaaaactacattttaggacttaaaaaaaaaaactatggtgTCAATGTAATTTCATCAAACTCACCTTCTATTAAACACAGACACTCTTTAGATTAGGGGTACAGATTAAGGAATAAGCATCTTAAACAAATCAATACCCACAAGTTTCTTAACTAAAAACCAGactaactaaaaatatattttcaccaGTGATCACTAAAAATTCCCATATGATCTGTGATGATAAATGGCAAATTAAATTTCTCCAACAAGTTAATTAATCAAATGAAGAAGACAtaatagattaaattaaattgaataaataatgaaTATAATAAGAAATTGAGATGAGTTTCTTACCTGTTGGAAAAGAAGGGAAAGGAGCAACCTACGAGGTTTTGAAACTGAAAGTGAAAGTGAAATAAAGAAACCCACTTCTTATAACAAAGAATTTTCCAGAGGAAGATATCTAACGGCTTGAAGCGGTTCTTGCCAACGTGTCTGCGTAAATATACCCGTTGGATCAAAGGTCTACGTGGTAAACCATGAAGTAACCCGTACCCGATCGCTTTTCTTACCTATCCAAAATtcttagactattactttttccaccctatgcaTTTCCTCGTGCGCCCTATTTTTCCCCAAAATATCCACAgtctggattatataatccggaatgttTTGTGGTTTTTGGCACTTCATCATCTTGATGGATGAAGATGTAAAGTTATGAATAGATGGATCCGGATTATACAATCCGAACAATTTAGAGaattttcggattataaaatccgaaaggTGTAAATCACCCTGTTGAAAGTCAATAAAACGGGGTGGTGAATGATggttccggattatataatccggaatttataatccggaatgcaTCGGTTCAAAGGCATAAGCCATTTGTTTTTGCTGAGCCTCTGTAAATCGAAGACATGTTCTAACAGTAAATTGAAgttataatcatcaacaaaatataattttgcaaACATAATATTAAACAAACGTAATTAAAAATTATCCAAGATtacataacattaaaaatattcaaatgttACATCACCAAAAATTATCCAAGATGTTCAaacattaaaagtaaataaaatacaatcaatCCCTAATAACTACACCCCCAGCACCTCTGCCACCACCCCAGCCACCACCTCTGCCACCCTCAGTGGCTCCCCGGTGACGGTAAACTTTTTCATCATGCACCTCTTTCAAAGCATCCTCCAAATGCTGCCATTCCACAGTCCCTTTCGGCACGAGACCACTTCTCATCACATCATAGATGTGGTCTCTGATGCGGCTCATCCTTCCGCTAAGCTGTAGGTACGCAAGGTCTCCATCCTCCTGAGTAGCTTGCGCATCAAGGATCTCACGCTCCGGTGGCCTCGGCACCGGTAGCGGCATATCATGAAGAATCATGCGTGGATGAGAATGTCGATAAAACCATTCGATATATCCATCTtctgtaaaaataaaactgtaAAAATGGGGGGTGAAGTTCCTTTTATACTTCGCAGTTGTCCGGATTTTATATTCCGGAACACGCATTCATgttccggattttataatccgaaaggCATTTTCGTAATTTGCATAGGGTGTGCCAGAAGGTCATAGGGTGAGAAAAGTAATTGTCAAATTCTTAACTGCCCTAACACATTGCAGATTTACGGTTTAACTTTTACCCTTCTTTGGGTTGAGTTGATTTAGGTTTATCCCTCCAATGTTGAGTTGCACCTGCTAATCACATGGCGATCCTTACGTGCGGGGTCTTATTCCCTCAAaagtaattgaaacataaacttaaattgacattcctaaattttcaaaatcaattaaggCCAATGTTCCTAAAGGTTCTCCCATATATGAATATTAGGTATCTCATAACACATTCTCCCTCTCGGTAGTTCTACAAATGGGCAGCCCTATTagcgtctaccttaccaaggaTCGAGGAGAATGGTTCTACTAGGTTTGGTTCCCTCCCTAGAGTCGcttgtttccttaattaatAACTAGTTACATCCTAGCTTCAACAAATTTTACTCGATATTAATAATGTCACCTcttaagtacttactactagGGTCAACTCTCTTTTGGTATCTTTAGCTAGTTACTAACTAATTACTTCTTAGATAGGCAGATATAAATGTAAAGATATATGCATCAATATTAGGCATGAAATTCACATGAAATTCTTATATATAGTGTCAAACACCATATAAAATTCACATACACAAATAAAAGATCTCGAGTTTGAATCTGAATAACCACATACAATGTAAAATGTAACAATCTTAACATTACTATTGAGTTATACATTGTTTAAGCGGAATAgctcaataaataaaaatgtgaatATAATAGAAACCATTGAAAAGAGTGTTAATATTGATGAAAATTGTTCTTCTCCCATCAAGATTTGCTTACTCCCAACTGAACTTCCCAAAATACCATCCACATGACTTAAGTCACTAAGATGTTGAACTCAACGTGACTTAGGCCACATTCACTACATTCGTATATCCCACGCGAGTTAAATCATGTAAGTTatacttctttaactttttttttttttgtcaccaTCCTTCAAACTTGaaagtagcaaaaaaaaaaacacccatTTTATTAGGTGGTTTGGATAACACAGAATTTCAAAACTCATAGCATTTTTTTCTTACACAAAATGAATGATAAACCCTTCCAATAATCCAAACCCATAAAAATGTCCTCCTCAATTCTCCTTCTTCCTCTCTTTCACTCTCCAAAAACAACCTCACTTCAAAAACCCCAAACAACCCTTTCTAAATCAAACACAACAACCTCAAAACGACACATAACAACTCCTAAAGCTTCCACAACAGAAACACAATCCCAAACCTTAAAACGacgcaacaaaaaaaacaacacaccTCAAAACGACACAacacaagaacaagaacatGAACAAGAATTTGAAGATTACGACGACGGAATTGATTTCCCATACGATGACCCACCGTTAATATGCTGTTTCGGAGCAGCACAGAGGGAGTTTCTACCTACGGTGCGTGTGCAGGAGTTTCCAATGGACCCAGATATATACACAGAATGGAAGATGTTACAATGGAAGCCGCCGGAGTTTGCGCGAGCACCTGGTGGGCCGCCGTCGAATGTGGCGGTGGCCCATGTCAGGCTTGGCGGACGGGCGGCTTTGTTGGGGAAAGTTGGGGAGGATGAGTTTGGGGAGGAGATTGTTTTGGGGATGAATAAGGAGAAGGTGCAGACTAGAGGGGTGAAGTTTGATTCGGGGTTTCGGACTGGGTGTAGTTATATGAAGGTGAAGTTTGATGATGATGGGAAGATGGGGATGGAGATTGTTAAGGAATGTGCTGAGGATTCTCTTAGGAGTGATGAATTGAATCTTGCTGTTTTGAAAGAGGTTTTGTTTTTTAGCTTTAAATTACTTGCATTGTTAATTGTTACTATTTTTGACACTtatatttgcttatttttttactcaaaaacaTAGTTATTAATATTAGGTAAGATGTGAtatgaaaatgtgtttataagcgCGAGACATCCCTTGTTCTAGAAGACAGTTTTGTTGGGTTAAGTTAGGTACAACCCAAAATTTAAGATTGTATTAGAGTCTATTCTAGATTCATTGAGGTATCGGCCACTCAGGTCACGCTCCAAATGTGCTATCTTCTTTGTGATGGGGTTTGATAGGAGTTTCACATTAGATGAGATATGGTCTTAAAATGTGTTCGTAAGTGGGAGACATTCCGCACTGTACAAACCGATTTTGTTGGGCTGAGTTGGACTTTATAAATATGAACTCAATATGAATCTCTAGAGTGTATCTGTTTCTGACATGAATTCCATCTTAAATCTCAATTCGTAAGTTAAATCTTGATTCATGATGACGAATCCCGACTCATTCTAATGAGTCATTACTCAAACTTAGTGTGGTAAGCTCTTTTTTTTAGTCATCTTTTTATACTCGGCAacttttcttttgtcatttgatttatgaaattattttgaggtttgtatataatatatcaatttataattttgctttgtcatttgtttttacttaaaaaatgccatgttatatttttattggtgACGTATGTTATACCACTCATAATGAGATTTAATTCATGATTGAATTGGTCTTTTCATTCGCAATTAGTATCCCAATTTGATAACCATGCTAAAAAAGTATAATCATGCTTTGTTTTCATGTTATTTAGGGAAGGGAACTTTTTCTTTTAGGTTAGGTGGTATAATAACACGGTTAGAAATGGTGAAAGTTTGTTAATGTATGAGGAAGATGGCTGTGCCTTTATTTGGAACAATGTTCATTAAACGTGATATTGTATGAAGTTGATTCTTTTAATATTGAATATGTTACAATGAGTTTgaagagaagtggcttatattTTAACGTTTTTGCACCGAATGTGAAGGCAAGTTTGATATATAGTTTAGTATCATTCTGTCAATCAAATGTCAAAGCTGTTTTTCGTAACTCTTTGTCAAATTGAGGTTCAGAGGCAATTTTGTGTGTAAGGTAAACCAACATTAGTATTCTTACAGTGCGTCTTGACATGAGgcaaaatcatttttgatacTTCACATTTTGGAAGGTAGAGCAATTTTTTACAATGTTGAATGAATTTTGTTTGGAAGATAAATTGGAATCACTTATGAAGTGTAAATCACTTATAAGTCACACATGTAGAGTTTGGGAAGCTATAAAATTTTGCTTCTCTTAAATCAATTCTACCCATCCCAAAGTTGATTTTATTGACACTTTTGAAATGGTAATAGGTTGTTAATGTATGAGGAATAATCTTCTGTGAATAAAATTTGTTGTAACTTTTTTCTATGGACTATTTTTGCAGGCTAGGATTTTCCATTTCAATTCAGAAGTTCTAACATCCCTTTCTATGGAATCAACTCTGTTCAAAGCAATTAAGTGGTTTAAGAAGTTCGGTGGCCTTGTCTTTTTTGATATAAACTTGCCATTACCTCTGTGGAGATCACGCGACGAGACTCGAGAAATAATCAAGAAAGCATGGCAAGAAGCAGACATCATTGAAGTTTCAAGAACCGAGCTAGAATTCCTTCTAGACGAAGAACATTATGAGAGGAAGAGAAATTATAAACCACAATACTACGCCGAAGAGTACGAACAAACCAAGAATCATCAAGAGTATTACCATTATACTGCCGAGGATATCTCGCCTTTGTGGCATGATGGTCTTAAGTTCTTGTTTGTGACCGATGGAACAATTAGAATTCACTATTATACCCCTTCCTTTGACGGGGTTGTGGTTGGAACAGAAGACGTGCTCATAACTCCTTATACTTGCGATAGAACTGGCTCGGGTGATGCTATTGTGGCTGCTATTATGAGAAAACTAACCACTTGTCCAGAAATGTTTGAAGACCAAGATGTTTTGGAGAGACAGCTACGTTTTGCTGTTGCAGCCGGAATTATATCGCAATGGACTATCGGTGGAGTTAGAGGTTTTCCTACTGAAAGTGCTGCTCAGAATCTGAAAGAACAAGTTTATGTACCTTCAATGTGGTGATAAAAATTGTTTGTGCAACGAGAATAGAAAATTTAGCAGTGTCATTAAGCATTAGATTGTAGTTAATTGTTTCATTGTTTATTTATGTATCCTTTCTAGGAGTGATAGTTTCATCGCAAATGGGAGCAAGCAGAAGAACACAACCTTATACAGAACTTGTTTAGGTGGAAGGTGTCCACTCTAAACTTTGTAGTTGAGAATTGAAATGTTTATGTACCCTATTTTTGTAAGGGGTTTGTAGTTTGTGCTTCTAATACTTGTCACTTCCTTATTGTTTGTGTTCTGCTTTAGTTTTATGTGCCCTCCTGCAATCAATACATGCTAGATTACATGTTTACATTGTGCTGGAGAAATTGTACATCTATGTTCTTGGCAGTGTTATAATAACTGTTCTGTAACACGGAATAAACATATGCAGCATGTTATGATGAAGTACTCACATTAATGTAGTCATCGACAATAATTTAAGCAAATGAAAGCAACTACGTGTAAGAAAATCATCACATATGTTGGTGTTGTGTCGGACACCAAACATGCTTTTGATATGAAGTACAGCCGTGTCAGTGTTACATATCACGACCTGTGTTGAatgaaattggaaaagaaaacgCTAGAGGAACTACTAATAGCGGTATGATTGACTAGATACATCAGAATTCTGCTAAGCTAGAACACTGTCCAACGGTCTAATTGTACTTAACGTTACACACACAGAATAAACAAGCTGTTGCAGTGCTTTGTTTTTGAGTATCTTgagtttttgaaaaatgttcTTTTGTTTTGGGTCTTCTTTCTGACTCTATTACTTTCTGCCACTACAATATATTAATACTAAACAACAACACACTTTTGAATTTTCTTAACTTCAAAAACTACATATGATTTATGTGTATGGCTAAACATTCAAAAAAGATGGAATGGGTGCCTTCCAACTTAACCGGTGGTTTCGAGTTTGAATTtagttccaaaaaaaataatcaattcaacCAGAAAATTTCTAACTCAGAATTGGATTAGAGATCGATTAAGTAAGATCTATAGATCAAGATCATAGTTCAATTGATTTAATCACGGTTAAATCAGAtgactaataaataaataaatatgtattaaaaaagtgtttctttgagaaaaaaaatcaggttTAACCACCTTAAACCGCAATTCAAACCAATTTTACTTGAGTTCAACCAAGTTCCATCCAATTTTAAGGGGCTAAGAATAAGTTGTGGTTAAATCAACTTGCAAATTGACCAAATTTTATATTCAATCAACAAATACAGTTTCTTTTAGGCCCTCCAATATTTCTCAAGACCCTTGATTTGTCCGAATTACATTCCAAGTGTGCATTGTGTAATTCGGACAAATCAAGTGTTTTGAAAAATGTGGGGTGGGTCAAGAAATCACCATCAACTAAGCTGATTGGTTCTGCCGTTTTTCACAACATGCTTTTAAAAGTGGAAAATTACTATTCTCCCTCTCAAAATTGCCCATTCCTTAACTCAGCTAGAGTTAACTCCTGCTCTATATTTTTTAGTTAGAGTTAACTTCTATTGGCACTTTTAAGATCagttcaatcactttttaagttGGCTCAACCGATCTTAAAAACACCAGCATGAGTTAACTCTAACTGAATTAAGGGAAATAACAATTTTGAAAACAAGAGCAATTTTCTCAAAAATGGTCTGCACAAATGGGCTTTTGTCCTTTTTCAATCCCAAATTGCATCTAACACTTATGAAATAGGTTCTATACACAACCATTGAACACTCTGAAAATTACTTAGaaatagaaaattgttttttttttttacgaagcCAAACTAGTCCAGTGAAATTGACACTAAcaagaatcaaattttatgCAAAGGTAAACTAATTCAGTAAAATTGACACTTGCAAGATTCGAATATAAGATTTTGAAATAAACACCCTCTAAGGTATCAATCCAACATCACCGGACCAACCACCCAAGTGGATTTAGACATAGAAAATTGTTATATTCTTTTCAAACATCCTTTCTTGGACCATGCTATTTGTTCttttctattataaaaaaatgagattACATATATATTGGATAACTTAGATACAACACTTAAACGAGAAATTAAACTATCAATGACAGCAGAAGATTTAGGAAACAAGGTAATTAGAAGTGCACTTCCCACCATATGTACCAAAAAGTCCAAAGACTAACGTGTTAATTATTTCCTTTTCACAAAGTCTCTCTTCAACGGTATCAATTTTCTTTGCTACTTTACCTTCCTCATTGATTGACTCTATTTCACTTCTCTAGTTAGAGTCTGTGTTtaggaaaaataaaagtatatcatATGCGTATGTGATAATTTAGCTACCAATTCTTGCTTTGGTCAAAAAAGAAGTATTGTATATGTGTTTGTGAAAATTCATCTAACAATTCTCGCTTGGACTATGGCATTGATGGATCTTGACTCGAATAAAATCGTTGTTTTTTACATCACGTTACAGGTTCGGTCATTCTCATTTTAGtagagttgttcaaatattgTTATCAGATAAAATTGACAATATTGAACAACTTTCGACACAACATATatctaacaaaaataataaaattttgaggggTGTCATGACACATCCCAACCCTAGAGAAGGTCTGCCCCTAACTTGGCCCATGTCAACTAATTAGTTTTGGTATGACTGAAGTTCAAGGCCTAAATGAAGTGTGGCTTGACCGACACGATTTAATTAGTAGAAAGGAACTAAAAATTCGGTATTTGAGACTGATTTAATGGCTAATGATGGCAATATCTATTATTTCTTTCTAATATAGAATTCCATTAGACCCAACACACAATagagtttgtttgttttaaattattatagtGTAGTGAAAGGTTGAAAATTCCAAATTTGCTTTGCATTGTAGTCGTTGCCGCTCATATGTTATACCGTATCTTTCACGTTGGCttcaaattttttctattcaccTCCACAAGACACTATTATTTATGTTGAGGGAAGACactattatttataataatggaTGGATAATGATAGTACATTAAAAGGTGACTGTTAAAGTGGTGCTTTGCGGTGGTTGTGAGTGGTTGTTTTGACTGAAATGGCGGAAGGTGCGTATTTGGGGACACTCCGACGTTCAAGTCAGTATTGAGTTTAGAAAAGGGGTTAAGAGAGTAGAGTGAATCTAACTTTGGGGGACTGCTGAGAGACCCCTTTATAGTGTGGAGGTGGAGGAGTCGTTGTAAGGCACACATAAGGCTTCGCTGGTTACAGATTTGTGGAAATCGTAACCGTGCCGAGCGAGATACGCTGGAGCATGGGGGAGACGTTACCACTCAGGTTTGAACGGATCTCCGCCTTGCTACGAGCACCCCCTCGCGGAGAAGGGGCATATTGCGAGTAAGTGACCCAAATACTAGATTTAGGTCATTTTAGATTGTGCTTATAATAATGGATCTGGGAGCGTTTGCTCAGTTCATAACATaaatcttttaaataaaaatataaaatataatattttgtaaaatttataagtaatttaaaaataaaataataatactaataataaaaaaagttaaaaataacatGTGCCATTTTTTGAATGAGAGAATACACACAAAATTGAACAAAGTCTAAAAAAATGCTCCAAATTTACCTTATATAGTAAGCATAGATGCAAAAAAATCGTGGCCAATAACCCCTTATGTTAAGCGAACATATTCGAATGTCCAAACAGGGAccacatataaacaaaattataatgaGAATGAGAGGTGATTACTTGAGTATCTTTGACTAAAAATGGCTTTTTCATGCTGATTAAATGTACATTATACaatttgattatgatgttacTAAGCTTAATATTATGATGTAACTAAGCTCAATAGTCCACTTCACCacgccaaaaaaattattaattataaatgtcaagattgaaaataacatattaacgGAAAATTTATCCATGTAGGGCAAAGATGGccacaattttaatttatttcataaatatttctTTGGTTAAAAGAGTATTTAAGTAAatccttcttctttctctaaaaaaaaaaaagaagtaaatccttcttcaaaaaaaaaaaagagtattaaGTAAATCAATTGTTCTAATCTCtaatacaaaaataacaaatacgtcttgaaatttttttattaatagcaCACGTAAACTTCAATAAATTTCTTACACTTTTCACTATCAACCAcagttttatctttttttttcttccgataAACTTGAGCTAGGTACTTTTCTTTACTTATCAAACAAGGTAGAAAATTTgtcaaaagaataataaatcaataaactaaccaaatcatcaaaatttataCACTCAGAGCCATAGCCCTGCATTTCAAGACATAAAGAAATACTACATCTTAAatctaaatataaacaaaatattaaatgtaaagtATCAAGCTAGATTCCTATGTATCAagtcttcaataaaaaaatgtatccaATTTTTCTCCATTTGGCAATTGCCCTtcaaaaattaatcaataaatcCAATTCCCCCCAATATAATTTTCTAATTTGTAATTTCCCTTTTTAATTATACACAAATTTTCTACGGTTCACCCTTGTTGTATACCTAACCTGAAACTAGTATGTTGAATAAAATAAGAACCCTATAAAGCTCCTTTTGATTCTTCAACAGCCTCATCATATAGGCCTTGACAAAGGAAAGCACATTCCAACCACAACTCATGTGAGTTGCCTTACTTTAAGGTTGTGCCAAAATAATAACATGATCAAGCTCCAATATTTAGCCTTGTCATTAAATGACATAAACTAAGATATTATCATTTTTGTGCTCCAATACCAAATCTTTGGTCTAGTTTTTGACTTGTAATTAGCTCTTGTGACTTGTTACACACGCAACCAGGAAAAGGGTTGGCAAAAAAATTCTCTTCTGTTCTTGGTGACTCTCCTACCTGTCTAAGATAAGGTGCACCGAGTCGATTTGAATGCAAATTTTTAACTTCTAAGGAAAAATTTTCCCAAGATAACGAACCCTCGTCTAAATGATCAATCAGTCGGACAAAATTTGATCTGAAAATGATACGAAATGA harbors:
- the LOC25491505 gene encoding fructokinase-like 1, chloroplastic, with protein sequence MSSSILLLPLFHSPKTTSLQKPQTTLSKSNTTTSKRHITTPKASTTETQSQTLKRRNKKNNTPQNDTTQEQEHEQEFEDYDDGIDFPYDDPPLICCFGAAQREFLPTVRVQEFPMDPDIYTEWKMLQWKPPEFARAPGGPPSNVAVAHVRLGGRAALLGKVGEDEFGEEIVLGMNKEKVQTRGVKFDSGFRTGCSYMKVKFDDDGKMGMEIVKECAEDSLRSDELNLAVLKEARIFHFNSEVLTSLSMESTLFKAIKWFKKFGGLVFFDINLPLPLWRSRDETREIIKKAWQEADIIEVSRTELEFLLDEEHYERKRNYKPQYYAEEYEQTKNHQEYYHYTAEDISPLWHDGLKFLFVTDGTIRIHYYTPSFDGVVVGTEDVLITPYTCDRTGSGDAIVAAIMRKLTTCPEMFEDQDVLERQLRFAVAAGIISQWTIGGVRGFPTESAAQNLKEQVYVPSMW